In the genome of Entelurus aequoreus isolate RoL-2023_Sb linkage group LG15, RoL_Eaeq_v1.1, whole genome shotgun sequence, one region contains:
- the LOC133630340 gene encoding LOW QUALITY PROTEIN: zinc finger protein ZIC 4-like (The sequence of the model RefSeq protein was modified relative to this genomic sequence to represent the inferred CDS: inserted 1 base in 1 codon), translating into MADAHPGEMSAEPRLGPSPFGPEHMGHSAALKIRPAHHYAPPQPRRQHMAGHSPTFGAYSMTQALAAAAAGRDAFPRSHPAQLGHGVFVSATGGYTPAHYHHTDFHHDPAPDAQIRLGLPADAYAPADPFSAPALHNYAGLNLNLGAQTTAATGAFFXYMRQPIKRELICKWTGGGGRLCSKTYGTMHELVTHVTVEHVGGPEHADHVCRWEDCPREGKPFKAKYKLVNHIRVHTGEKPFPCPFPGCGKVFARSENLKIHKRTHTGEKPFRCEFTGCERRFANSSDRKKHSHVHTSDKPYTCKVRGCDKSYTHPSSLRKHMKAHCKSPPPSSGYESSTPSLLSPSSDPGREAAVAASLAASSSAASSGPANLSEWYVCHSSGASGGHSGASTPEGPHYRNQDAF; encoded by the exons ATGGCTGACGCGCACCCTGGGGAGATGAGTGCGGAACCCCGCCTGGGGCCGAGTCCATTCGGGCCAGAACACATGGGGCACTCGGCGGCCCTCAAAATCCGCCCAGCCCACCATTACGCTCCTCCTCAGCCGCGGCGGCAGCACATGGCAGGCCACAGTCCAACGTTCGGCGCCTACTCCATGACGCAGGCtctggcggcggcggcggcgggtcgGGACGCCTTCCCCCGGAGCCACCCAGCCCAACTCGGCCACGGCGTGTTCGTGTCGGCGACGGGTGGATACACGCCCGCGCACTACCACCACACGGACTTCCACCACGACCCGGCGCCGGACGCGCAAATACGCCTGGGACTACCGGCGGACGCGTACGCGCCGGCGGACCCCTTCTCCGCGCCGGCGCTGCACAACTACGCGGGACTCAACCTCAACCTGGGCGCGCAGACCACCGCCGCCACCGGCGCCTTCT CGTACATGCGGCAGCCCATCAAGCGGGAGCTCATCTGCAAGTGGACCGGCGGCGGCGGCCGGCTATGCTCCAAGACCTACGGGACCATGCACGAGCTGGTCACGCACGTCACCGTGGAGCACGTGGGCGGACCGGAGCACGCCGACCACGTCTGCCGGTGGGAGGACTGTCCCCGGGAGGGCAAGCCCTTCAAGGCCAAGTACAAGCTGGTCAACCACATCCGCGTCCACACCGGGGAGAAACCCTTCCCCTGTCCCTTCCCGGGCTGCGGGAAAGTCTTCGCGCGCTCGGAAAACCTGAAAATCCACAAAAGGACGCACACCG GAGAGAAGCCCTTCCGGTGCGAGTTCACCGGATGCGAGCGTCGCTTCGCCAACAGCAGCGACCGGAAGAAGCACAGTCACGTGCACACCAGCGACAAGCCGTACACCTGCAAGGTGCGCGGCTGCGACAAGTCGTACACGCACCCGTCATCCCTGCGCAAGCACATGAAGGCGCACTGCAAGTCCCCGCCACCCAGTTCCGGGTACGAGTCCTCCACGCCCTCCCTGCTCTCGCCCTCCTCGGACCCGGGCCGGGAGGCGGCGGTGGCGGCCTCCTTGGCGGCCTCCTCCTCGGCGGCCTCCTCGGGGCCCGCCAACCTGAGCGAGTGGTACGTGTGTCACAGCTCGGGGGCCAGCGGGGGCCACAGCGGAGCCTCCACGCCGGAGGGGCCCCACTACCGGAACCAGGACGCCTTTTAG